In a single window of the Streptomyces cinnabarinus genome:
- a CDS encoding 3-keto-5-aminohexanoate cleavage protein — translation MHFHDDSLFPENQEKLVIQAAPYGPEWLPGDADDLPLTMDEHVQAAVDCYNAGATVLHIHVRELDGKGSKRMSMFNELLGRLREAVPDMVLQIGGSISFAPEGEGGDAKWLAYDTRHLLAELTPAPDQVTIAINTSQMNIVEIMNDDDLEGTSIAKPDYYRAYRDMVVEAGPDFYLEHLRRLHAGGIQPHFQLAHLAQLETVERLIRAGVYTGPLILNYVAIGGGFAGRHPADLVEFIRRVPDGAVLTIESSMRAVAPMNAVAIALGQHVRVGNEDNLWGAKGERMSSVAQIEQMVKISEALGRDIATGADAKRIYQIGEYYADADETLARLGMVPNRRPGQRGFMLRDVQA, via the coding sequence GTGCACTTCCACGACGACTCCCTCTTCCCGGAGAACCAGGAGAAGCTGGTGATCCAGGCCGCGCCGTACGGCCCCGAGTGGCTGCCCGGGGACGCCGACGATCTGCCCCTGACCATGGACGAGCACGTACAGGCCGCCGTCGACTGCTACAACGCCGGCGCGACCGTGCTGCACATCCATGTGCGGGAGCTCGACGGCAAGGGCTCCAAGCGGATGTCCATGTTCAACGAGCTGCTGGGGCGGCTGCGCGAGGCCGTGCCCGACATGGTGCTCCAGATCGGCGGTTCCATCTCCTTCGCCCCCGAGGGCGAGGGCGGCGACGCCAAGTGGCTCGCCTACGACACCCGCCACCTGCTGGCCGAACTCACCCCGGCGCCGGACCAGGTGACGATCGCGATCAACACCAGCCAGATGAACATCGTCGAGATCATGAACGACGATGACCTGGAAGGCACTTCCATCGCGAAGCCCGACTACTACCGGGCCTACCGCGACATGGTCGTCGAGGCCGGTCCCGACTTCTACCTGGAGCACCTCAGGCGGCTGCACGCCGGCGGCATCCAGCCCCACTTCCAACTCGCCCACCTGGCGCAGCTGGAGACCGTCGAGCGGCTGATCCGCGCGGGCGTCTACACCGGCCCGCTGATCCTCAACTACGTGGCCATCGGCGGTGGTTTCGCCGGACGGCACCCCGCCGACCTGGTCGAGTTCATCCGCCGGGTGCCGGACGGCGCCGTGCTGACCATCGAGAGCTCCATGCGTGCCGTGGCCCCGATGAACGCCGTCGCCATCGCCCTCGGCCAGCATGTGCGCGTCGGCAACGAGGACAACCTGTGGGGCGCCAAGGGCGAGCGGATGTCGTCGGTGGCCCAGATCGAGCAGATGGTGAAGATCTCCGAGGCACTCGGCCGCGACATCGCCACCGGCGCCGACGCCAAGCGTATTTACCAGATCGGCGAGTACTACGCCGACGCCGACGAGACCCTCGCCCGGCTCGGCATGGTGCCCAACCGCCGCCCGGGACAGCGCGGCTTCATGCTGCGCGACGTCCAGGCCTGA
- a CDS encoding AraC family transcriptional regulator, with product MRPLARTAALNGYVELSRSLGLDPRALMKSVSLHAADLAVQDRWISGTAVVGLLELSAARSGREDFGLLLAERRRFSNLGPISLLVREEPDVRSALALLIRHQHTYNELLHARLSEGHGVATLKVDIELGEPRPARQATELAVGAFHRVLCGFLGPRWRPESVSFTHPAPRDGAGHRRVFGPVVEFDRDFNGIVLYTEDLDAPNAMADAQLRSYTRQYFEPVAAPREVSEADRVRDLIEALLPTGRCSIEQIARSLGVDRRTVHRHLARSGETFSSLLNTTRRALAEQFVANPSRSLTEVSALLGFSSLSAFSRWFHEQFGTGPREWRKARTGAAPGGS from the coding sequence ATGAGGCCTCTCGCCCGCACTGCCGCGCTGAACGGCTACGTCGAGCTCAGCCGTTCCCTCGGTCTGGATCCGCGGGCGCTGATGAAGAGCGTGAGCCTGCACGCCGCGGATCTCGCCGTGCAGGACCGGTGGATCTCCGGCACGGCGGTGGTCGGCCTGCTGGAGCTGTCGGCCGCCCGCTCCGGGCGCGAGGACTTCGGGCTGCTCCTCGCCGAGCGGCGGCGCTTCTCCAACCTCGGCCCGATCAGCCTGCTGGTGCGGGAGGAGCCAGACGTGCGCAGCGCCCTGGCCCTGCTGATCCGCCATCAGCACACCTACAACGAGCTGCTGCACGCCCGGCTCTCCGAAGGCCACGGGGTGGCCACGCTCAAGGTCGACATCGAACTCGGCGAGCCGCGGCCGGCCCGGCAGGCCACGGAGCTCGCCGTGGGCGCCTTCCATCGTGTGCTGTGCGGCTTCCTCGGCCCGCGGTGGCGTCCGGAGTCGGTGTCCTTCACCCACCCGGCACCCCGTGACGGCGCAGGACACCGCCGGGTGTTCGGGCCGGTGGTGGAGTTCGACCGCGACTTCAACGGCATCGTCCTCTACACCGAGGACCTCGACGCCCCCAACGCCATGGCCGACGCCCAGCTGCGCAGCTACACCCGGCAGTACTTCGAGCCGGTCGCCGCTCCCCGGGAGGTGTCCGAGGCCGACCGGGTGCGCGACCTGATCGAGGCGCTGCTGCCGACCGGGCGCTGTTCCATCGAGCAGATCGCGCGCAGCCTCGGCGTGGACCGGCGTACCGTGCACCGCCATCTGGCCCGGTCCGGCGAGACCTTCTCCTCGCTGCTCAACACGACCCGCAGGGCGCTCGCGGAGCAGTTCGTGGCCAATCCCAGCCGTTCCCTGACGGAGGTCTCCGCCCTCCTGGGGTTCTCCTCGCTCAGCGCGTTCTCCCGCTGGTTCCACGAACAGTTCGGCACCGGACCGCGGGAGTGGCGCAAGGCCCGGACGGGCGCGGCGCCGGGCGGGAGCTGA
- a CDS encoding TauD/TfdA family dioxygenase yields MAETPDATPPPISPFTGPALWYGPDMAGRDDWVLTLSAGHREELRGAVRTARRRAATLLRMSVADFPLPTLAAVLGQAGAALAEGPGFVLLRGVPPDLLGEAEACTVLRGLGQYLGRPVSQTPDGRTLCHIRDTGAAPDTAAAPDAPAPPAYRTRAAIPFHTAESDLLALLCLRPARSGGRTLLASAAAVHNAVLSARPDLAGNLYRQHHFDGQPERTSGEETSLASPLITRHGDRPSMRYDRARLARGPHGSEPTSAPDVDSRLYTLIDSTAASPVVRLDLDLRPGDLLLLDNHVVLHARSAYDDFDAPQAKRHLLRLWLARPDDTAPGDPRAEPPARPLTRTGVTPRDIVRPRGPGVTGPGWDCPPPRALRGEATTPLS; encoded by the coding sequence ATGGCCGAAACCCCGGATGCCACACCGCCGCCGATCTCTCCGTTCACGGGTCCCGCCCTGTGGTACGGGCCCGATATGGCGGGCCGCGACGACTGGGTCCTGACGCTGTCGGCCGGGCACCGTGAGGAACTGCGCGGGGCTGTGCGCACGGCCCGTCGGCGTGCCGCCACTCTGCTGCGGATGTCGGTCGCCGACTTCCCGCTGCCCACGCTCGCCGCCGTACTGGGGCAGGCCGGGGCGGCGCTGGCCGAGGGACCCGGCTTCGTCCTGCTGCGGGGCGTCCCGCCGGACCTGCTCGGCGAGGCGGAGGCGTGCACCGTGCTGCGCGGGCTCGGCCAGTACCTCGGACGGCCCGTGTCCCAGACGCCCGACGGCCGAACCCTCTGCCACATCCGGGACACCGGCGCGGCGCCCGACACCGCCGCAGCCCCCGATGCTCCCGCGCCGCCCGCGTACCGGACCCGGGCGGCGATACCGTTCCACACCGCCGAGTCCGACCTCCTCGCCCTGCTGTGCCTGCGCCCGGCCCGCTCCGGCGGGCGCACACTCCTGGCCAGTGCCGCGGCCGTGCACAACGCCGTACTCAGCGCCCGGCCCGACCTCGCCGGGAACCTGTACCGCCAGCACCACTTCGACGGTCAGCCGGAGCGGACGTCCGGCGAGGAGACCTCTCTGGCGTCCCCTCTCATCACCCGGCACGGCGACAGACCCAGCATGCGCTACGACCGAGCCCGGCTGGCCCGCGGGCCGCACGGCAGCGAACCGACCTCCGCACCGGACGTCGACAGCCGGCTCTACACGCTCATCGACTCCACGGCCGCCTCCCCCGTCGTACGGCTGGACCTGGACCTGCGGCCCGGGGACCTGCTGCTGCTCGACAACCACGTGGTCCTGCACGCCCGTTCGGCCTACGACGACTTCGACGCCCCGCAGGCCAAACGCCACCTGCTGCGCCTGTGGCTGGCCCGCCCCGACGACACCGCGCCCGGCGACCCGAGGGCCGAACCTCCCGCCCGCCCCCTGACCCGCACCGGAGTCACCCCGCGCGACATCGTCCGCCCCCGCGGCCCGGGGGTGACGGGCCCCGGGTGGGACTGTCCGCCGCCGCGCGCTCTTCGAGGAGAGGCGACGACGCCTCTGTCGTAG